Genomic DNA from Actinomycetota bacterium:
AGGGTTAGCGTGGGCTACGTCGCCGCCATACCTCTGCTTCCGGCACTTGCGTTCGTGGTGCTGGCTCCGATGTCACGTGCGATGCGCAACAAGGCGCGATGGGTGTCCGTGGCCGCCATCCTCGGCGCACTCGGGCTGTCGGTTGCAGCCTTCGCGAGCGTGTGGCCGGGCGGGCACGCGGGCGAGCCGGTCTACCACGCGTCGATGACGCTCGCCACCCTCGGCGGCGTGCCACTCCAGGTCGGCATCATGCTCGACGCGGTATCTGCCGCGATGCTCATCGTGATCACGGTCGTGGGTGCATGCGTGCAGGTGTACTCGCTGGGATACATGCACCGCGACGAGCGCGTGGGCTGGTACTACGCCGCGCTCTCGCTATTCACGGCGGCCATGCTGCTGCTCGTGCTTGCCGACAACTTCCTGCTGCTGTACGTGGCGTGGGAGATCATGGGGCTGTGCAGCTACCTGCTTATCGGCTTCTGGCACGAGCAGGAGGCTCCGCGCAAGGCGTCGATGAAGGCGTTCATGACGACGCGGGTGGGCGACATCGGGTTCGCGATCGGGCTGTTCGTGATGTTCGCGACGGTCGGCTCCTTCGGTTTCGCCGACGTGCTCGGCGCGCCCGAGACCTGGGCTCCCGGAGTCGCCACCGCCGTGGCCCTGCTGCTCCTATTTGGCGCGATGGGCAAGTCCGCCCAGGTGCCGCTGCATGTGTGGCTGCCCGACGCGATGGCTGGCCCCACTCCCGCCTCGGCCCTCATCCACGCGGCAACGATGGTTGCGGCCGGCGTGTACCTCGTGGCCCGCGCATTCCCGATCTTCGAAGCGAGCGCGACGGCACTCACCGTCACACTGTTCGTGGGCGCGACGACTGCGCTCGTAGGCGGTTTGCTCGCCGCGGTGCAGCACGACATCAAGAAGGTGCTCGCGTACTCCACGATCAGCCAGCTCGGCTACATGTTCGTCGCACTCGGCGCCGGCGGGGCGGTCGCCGGGCTGTACCACCTGGTGACGCACGCCTTCTTCAAGTCGCTGCTGTTCCTTGGCGCAGGCGTGATCATCCACGCGTACCACACGCAAGACATGCGGGAGATGGGCGGTCTGCGCCGCTACCTCCCGTGGACCACGGCCACCTTCACAGTCGGCGCCCTGGCGCTCGCGGGCGTACCCCCGCTCGGCGGCTTCTGGTCCAAGGACGAGATACTCACCGTGCTGTGGCACGAGCACCACTACGTCACATGGGCGATCGCGCTTGGCGCGGCCTTCGTGACGGCGTTCTACGTCGCGCGACTGTGGTTCCGTGTCTTCGCCGGGCCCAAGCAGACCGAGGAGCTGCACGAAGGCCACAAGGAGATGATCCTGCCGATGGTTCTGCTGGCATCGATCACGGCGGTCATCGGGTTTTTCGGCCCCCGTCTCGGTGAGTTCCTTGGCCACGAGATTCCTTGGCCCGACCCGTTTATGGCGGGTATCTCGGTGACCGTCGCCGCGAGCGGGCTCGCGCTCGGGTGGTGGGCGTACGGGCGGCCCGGCGTTGTGCTGAACACACGCTCGCTGAAGAGCCGCGCTGGATACGGCTACGAGATGCTCGCGCAGAAGCTCTACTTCGACCTGACGTACGAGACCTTCATAGTTCGTCCCTACATGCGCCTGGCCGCCTTGCTCTCGCGGTTCGACGCGCACGTCGTCGACGGAGTAGTGAACGGCACGGGCGAGCTGTGGCGCAGAGTCGCCGGGATGAGCTCGGTGTTCGACATCGGCGTGATCGATGGCGCGGTCAACGGCGCCGCCGGCATGGTCAAGTCCCTGGGAGTACGTGCACGACGCATCCAGGGTGGACGCATACAGACGTATCAGAGACTGGCCGTGGGGGCGCTCGTGGCGCTGCTGGTACCCCTCG
This window encodes:
- the nuoL gene encoding NADH-quinone oxidoreductase subunit L is translated as MGYVAAIPLLPALAFVVLAPMSRAMRNKARWVSVAAILGALGLSVAAFASVWPGGHAGEPVYHASMTLATLGGVPLQVGIMLDAVSAAMLIVITVVGACVQVYSLGYMHRDERVGWYYAALSLFTAAMLLLVLADNFLLLYVAWEIMGLCSYLLIGFWHEQEAPRKASMKAFMTTRVGDIGFAIGLFVMFATVGSFGFADVLGAPETWAPGVATAVALLLLFGAMGKSAQVPLHVWLPDAMAGPTPASALIHAATMVAAGVYLVARAFPIFEASATALTVTLFVGATTALVGGLLAAVQHDIKKVLAYSTISQLGYMFVALGAGGAVAGLYHLVTHAFFKSLLFLGAGVIIHAYHTQDMREMGGLRRYLPWTTATFTVGALALAGVPPLGGFWSKDEILTVLWHEHHYVTWAIALGAAFVTAFYVARLWFRVFAGPKQTEELHEGHKEMILPMVLLASITAVIGFFGPRLGEFLGHEIPWPDPFMAGISVTVAASGLALGWWAYGRPGVVLNTRSLKSRAGYGYEMLAQKLYFDLTYETFIVRPYMRLAALLSRFDAHVVDGVVNGTGELWRRVAGMSSVFDIGVIDGAVNGAAGMVKSLGVRARRIQGGRIQTYQRLAVGALVALLVPLVLWIVLKGA